Proteins from one Sphaeramia orbicularis chromosome 17, fSphaOr1.1, whole genome shotgun sequence genomic window:
- the LOC115437111 gene encoding glutamine synthetase, which translates to MATSASASLSKAVKQQYMELPQGDKVQAMYIWIDGTGEGLRCKTRTLDSEPKSIEDLPEWNFDGSSTYQSEGSNSDMYLIPAAMFRDPFRKDPNKLVLCQVLKYNRKPAETNLRITCNKVMEMVKDQHPWFGMEQEYTILGTDGHPFGWPSNGFPGPQGPYYCGVGADKAYGRDIVEAHYRACLYAGVQICGTNAEVMPAQWEFQVGPCEGINMGDHLWVARFILHRVCEDFGVVASFDPKPIPGNWNGAGCHTNFSTKEMREDGGLKAIEDSIEKLGKRHSYHIRAYDPKGGLDNARRLTGHHETSNINEFSAGVANRGASIRIPRNVGQEKKGYFEDRRPSANCDPYGVTEALIRTCLLNEEGDEPADY; encoded by the exons ATGGCCACGTCTGCCAGCGCCAGCTTGAGTAAAGCTGTGAAGCAGCAGTACATGGAGCTTCCCCAGGGGGATAAAGTCCAGGCGATGTACATTTGGATAGACGGAACCGGAGAGGGACTGCGATGCAAAACCAGGACTCTGGATTCTGAACCCAAAAGCATCGAAG ATCTGCCTGAGTGGAACTTCGATGGGTCCAGTACCTACCAGTCTGAAGGATCCAACAGTGACATGTATCTGATCCCTGCCGCCATGTTCCGTGATCCATTCCGTAAAGACCCCAACAAACTCGTCCTGTGTCAAGTCCTTAAATACAACCGCAAACCTGCAG AAACCAACCTTAGAATTACATGTAATAAGGTGATGGAGATGGTGAAAGACCAGCATCCTTGGTTTGGAATGGAGCAGGAGTACACTATTCTGGGTACTGACGGGCACCCTTTTGGCTGGCCATCTAATGGTTTCCCTGGACCCCAAG GTCCATACTACTGTGGAGTGGGGGCGGACAAAGCCTATGGCAGAGATATTGTGGAGGCCCACTACAGAGCCTGCCTGTACGCTGGGGTGCAGATTTGCGGCACAAATGCAGAAGTGATGCCCGCTCAG tgggaGTTCCAGGTCGGTCCTTGTGAGGGCATCAACATGGGTGATCATCTCTGGGTGGCACGCTTCATCCTGCACCGTGTCTGTGAAGATTTCGGCGTGGTGGCCTCATTCGACCCCAAGCCCATCCCTGGTAACTGGAACGGTGCTGGCTGCCATACGAACTTCAGCACAAAAGAGATGAGAGAAGACGGTGGATTAAA AGCCATTGAAGATTCCATTGAGAAGCTCGGAAAGAGGCACAGCTATCACATCCGTGCCTACGACCCTAAAGGGGGGCTTGACAACGCTCGCCGTCTCACCGGCCACCACGAAACCTCAAACATCAACGAATTCTCCGCAGGTGTGGCCAACCGCGGCGCTAGCATCCGCATTCCCCGTAACGTCGGCCAGGAGAAGAAAGGCTACTTTGAGGACCGCCGTCCTTCGGCCAACTGCGACCCGTATGGCGTGACCGAGGCCCTCATCCGCACCTGTTTGCTCAACGAGGAGGGCGACGAACCCGCGGATTACTAA